Below is a window of Buchnera aphidicola str. Ak (Acyrthosiphon kondoi) DNA.
AGCTTCTTTTTCTAAAATACCACCACTTTTATTTTGAGATGGAACTGGTTTTTGATGTTTTTTAATTAAATTTAAACCATTAACAATTACTTTATTAACAGATAAAATATCTTTAATAGTACTTGTTTTTCCTTTATCTTTTCCAGTTAATATAATAACCGCATCATTACGACGCAACTTTGATGCCATCTTTTGTTCCTTAAAATTTTTATAGCTAAAGAACTTCAGGAGC
It encodes the following:
- the rplX gene encoding 50S ribosomal protein L24; its protein translation is MASKLRRNDAVIILTGKDKGKTSTIKDILSVNKVIVNGLNLIKKHQKPVPSQNKSGGILEKEAPIHISNIAILNPETNKSDRIGFRFEKGKKVRFFKSNRKTIQ